From Panicum hallii strain FIL2 chromosome 2, PHallii_v3.1, whole genome shotgun sequence, a single genomic window includes:
- the LOC112879376 gene encoding cytochrome b5 domain-containing protein RLF-like, with amino-acid sequence MADGDSSDFTFCKVSSEENGGQLGSPKAIPVASMSLEDVHVDNAKTAKKDGLKADDSDKDRSGNSTSVSTQDSNIKEPITQTSGGAESNVSSQAKSSSKKPAVRKKVPFEKGYSQMDWLKLTRTHPDLAGLKGQSNRRLISLEEVKQHKTGDCIWTVLKGRVYNIAPYMKFHPGGVDMLMKAAGKDCTSLFNKYHAWVNAEFLLEKCLVGFLDPNE; translated from the exons ATGGCTGATGGGGATTCATCTGACTTCACCTTCTGCAAG GTTAGTTCTGAAGAAAACGGCGGACAGTTAGGATCTCCTAAAGCCATTCCTGTGGCAAGTATGTCGCTCGAGGATGTTCATGTTGATAATGCAAAAACTGCAAAGAAAGATGGCTTGAAAGCCGATGACTCAGATAAAGATAGGTCTGGTAACAGCACTAGTGTATCAACACAAGACAGCAACATAAAAGAACCAATTACACAAACAAGTGGTGGAGCAGAATCAAATGTGTCATCACAGGCAAAATCTTCATCGAAGAAACCTGCAGTACGGAAGAAGGTTCCTTTCGAGAAGGGCTATAGCCAAATGGATTGGCTAAAGCTGACACGAACGCATCCTGATCTAGCTG GGCTCAAGGGGCAGTCAAATCGAAGGTTAATTTCTTTGGAAGAAGTTAAGCAGCATAAAACTGGAGATTGCATTTGGACAGTTCTTAAAGGCCGTGTTTATAATATTGCTCCATACATGAAATTTCATCCTGGAG GAGTTGATATGCTTATGAAAGCTGCTGGAAAGGACTGCACTTCTTTGTTCA ATAAATACCATGCTTGGGTAAATGCAGAGTTCCTTTTGGAGAAGTGCCTTGTTGGATTCCTTGATCCCAACGAGTAG